A single region of the Pontibacter kalidii genome encodes:
- the mdh gene encoding malate dehydrogenase produces MKVTVVGAGNVGATCADVLAYREIANEVVLVDIKEGFAEGKALDIWQKAPINLYDTRTVGVTNDYSKTAGSDVVVITSGLPRKPGMTRDDLISTNAGIVQSVTENIVKHSPDAIIIVVSNPLDVMTYAAHITSKLPRTRVMGMAGILDTARYRAFLAEALNVSPKDIQAVLMGGHGDTMVPLPRYTTVGGIPVTELIDEETLNAIVDRTKNGGGELVKLMGTSAWYAPGSAAAQMVEAIVRDQRRVFPVCVKLEGEYGIDGVYLGVPVILGKNGIEKIIELQLNEDEKQLLETSRGHVKEVMEALDNINASKA; encoded by the coding sequence ATGAAAGTAACCGTAGTTGGAGCAGGTAACGTTGGGGCCACGTGCGCCGATGTGCTAGCTTACCGCGAAATCGCGAACGAAGTAGTACTAGTGGATATTAAAGAAGGTTTTGCCGAAGGCAAGGCACTCGATATCTGGCAGAAAGCGCCAATCAACCTTTACGACACGCGCACTGTAGGCGTAACAAACGATTACAGCAAGACCGCCGGTTCTGACGTGGTGGTGATTACATCGGGCCTTCCAAGAAAGCCAGGCATGACCCGCGACGACCTGATCTCTACCAACGCCGGTATCGTGCAGTCGGTAACGGAGAACATTGTAAAGCACTCTCCGGATGCGATCATCATCGTGGTTTCTAACCCACTGGACGTGATGACGTATGCGGCGCACATTACTTCTAAGCTGCCACGCACCCGCGTGATGGGTATGGCCGGCATCCTGGACACGGCGCGTTACCGTGCGTTCTTGGCTGAGGCGCTAAATGTATCTCCAAAAGACATCCAGGCGGTGCTGATGGGTGGCCACGGCGACACGATGGTTCCGCTTCCGCGCTACACGACAGTGGGCGGTATCCCGGTAACAGAGCTGATCGACGAGGAGACATTGAATGCTATTGTAGACCGCACCAAGAACGGTGGCGGCGAGCTGGTGAAACTGATGGGTACTTCTGCCTGGTATGCGCCGGGTTCAGCAGCTGCCCAAATGGTGGAGGCTATCGTGCGCGACCAGCGCCGTGTGTTCCCGGTTTGCGTGAAGCTGGAAGGTGAGTACGGCATTGACGGCGTGTACCTGGGCGTGCCGGTAATCCTGGGCAAGAACGGTATCGAGAAGATCATCGAGCTGCAGCTGAACGAAGACGAGAAGCAACTGCTGGAGACTTCCCGTGGCCACGTAAAAGAGGTAATGGAGGCGCTGGATAACATCAACGCTAGCAAAGCTTAA
- the coaBC gene encoding bifunctional phosphopantothenoylcysteine decarboxylase/phosphopantothenate--cysteine ligase CoaBC, with product MTERSFKGKTVLLTAGPTHEPIDPVRFIGNHSTGKMGYALAECFAEHGAKVVLVSGPTNLRTNHTSIDVKHVTTAEEMYRAVLKQADAADVWVFAAAVADYRPKTVADKKIKKAGDELTIELVKNVDIAAALGKQKEEWQFSVGFALETDNEGANAREKLRKKNLDMIVLNSLNDPGAGFAHDTNKITIMEENATHTFELKKKSDVAQDIVNLIWERIYG from the coding sequence GTGACAGAAAGATCGTTTAAAGGCAAAACAGTGCTGCTTACGGCAGGGCCCACACATGAACCCATTGACCCGGTACGCTTTATCGGGAACCACTCCACAGGCAAAATGGGTTATGCCTTGGCAGAGTGCTTTGCCGAGCACGGGGCAAAGGTGGTGCTGGTATCCGGCCCCACAAACCTACGCACCAACCACACCAGTATCGATGTAAAGCATGTGACAACCGCCGAGGAAATGTACCGGGCGGTGCTGAAGCAGGCCGATGCCGCCGATGTCTGGGTATTTGCCGCCGCGGTGGCCGATTACCGCCCCAAGACGGTGGCCGACAAGAAGATAAAAAAAGCCGGCGACGAGCTGACGATAGAGCTGGTCAAGAACGTTGATATTGCAGCAGCGCTGGGCAAGCAGAAAGAAGAGTGGCAGTTTTCGGTGGGCTTTGCCCTCGAAACCGACAACGAAGGTGCCAATGCCCGTGAGAAACTCCGGAAGAAGAACCTGGATATGATCGTGCTCAACTCGCTCAACGACCCCGGGGCCGGCTTTGCGCACGACACGAATAAAATCACCATTATGGAGGAGAACGCCACCCATACGTTTGAACTGAAGAAGAAAAGTGACGTGGCGCAGGATATCGTAAACTTAATCTGGGAGCGGATATATGGCTAA
- a CDS encoding enoyl-ACP reductase FabI yields the protein MSYNLLKGKKGIIFGALDEKSIAWKVALRAKEEGAEFVLTNAPIAMRMGEINKLAEQCNAQIIPADATSVEDLENLFTKAQEILGGKIDFILHSIGSSPNIRKGKAYGDLNYEWFQKTLDISALSFHKVMHVAEKQDAMNEWGSVVALSYIAAQRVFPDYTDMSHAKALLESIARNYGHRFGKLKKVRVNTISQSPTKTTAGTGVGGFDAFYDYADKMSPLGNASAEDCANYTITLFSDLTRMVTMQNLMHDGGFSYMGISEDIVDMISK from the coding sequence ATGTCTTATAATCTTTTAAAAGGAAAGAAGGGAATCATCTTCGGTGCCCTGGACGAAAAATCTATCGCCTGGAAAGTTGCCCTGCGTGCCAAGGAAGAAGGAGCGGAGTTTGTGCTGACCAACGCGCCGATCGCGATGCGTATGGGTGAAATCAACAAGTTGGCCGAGCAGTGCAACGCGCAGATCATCCCGGCAGATGCCACCTCGGTAGAGGATCTGGAGAACCTGTTCACAAAGGCGCAGGAGATACTGGGCGGCAAGATCGATTTTATACTTCACTCCATCGGCTCGAGCCCGAACATCCGTAAAGGCAAAGCCTACGGCGACCTGAACTACGAGTGGTTCCAGAAAACGCTGGACATTTCGGCGCTGTCTTTCCACAAGGTGATGCACGTAGCTGAGAAGCAGGATGCCATGAACGAGTGGGGTTCCGTTGTGGCCCTTTCTTACATCGCAGCACAGCGTGTGTTTCCGGACTATACCGACATGTCGCATGCCAAGGCATTGCTGGAGTCTATCGCCCGCAATTACGGCCACCGTTTCGGCAAGCTGAAGAAAGTACGCGTTAACACCATCTCCCAGTCGCCGACCAAGACAACGGCCGGTACAGGCGTGGGTGGCTTCGATGCCTTCTACGACTATGCAGACAAGATGTCGCCGCTGGGCAATGCCTCTGCCGAGGATTGCGCCAATTACACCATCACCCTGTTCTCGGACCTTACCCGCATGGTAACAATGCAGAACCTGATGCATGACGGCGGCTTCTCCTACATGGGCATCTCCGAGGATATTGTGGACATGATTTCTAAGTAA
- a CDS encoding flavoprotein: MLKGKKIILGVCGSIAAYKAALLVRQLVKAEAEVQVILTASASEFITPLTLATLSRRPVLSQFVRDETGMWNNHVDLGLWADALVVAPASANTVAKFANGFCDNLLSATYLSARCPVFIAPAMDLDMYQHPAVQNNFTRLRGYGNHIIEAGYGELASGLVGQGRMAEPEEIVQVLQNFFSGDRKIV, translated from the coding sequence ATGCTGAAAGGTAAGAAGATTATATTGGGAGTTTGCGGAAGTATAGCAGCCTATAAAGCTGCTCTGCTTGTCCGTCAGCTCGTAAAAGCAGAAGCAGAAGTACAAGTCATTTTGACTGCTTCTGCTTCTGAGTTTATAACCCCTCTGACGTTGGCCACGCTCTCCAGGCGGCCCGTGCTCAGCCAGTTTGTACGGGATGAGACCGGCATGTGGAACAACCACGTGGACCTTGGCCTTTGGGCCGATGCCCTGGTGGTGGCCCCGGCCAGTGCCAACACGGTCGCCAAGTTTGCCAACGGTTTCTGCGACAACCTGCTCAGTGCCACCTACCTCTCGGCGCGTTGCCCGGTGTTTATTGCCCCGGCCATGGACCTGGACATGTACCAGCATCCGGCAGTGCAGAATAATTTTACCAGGCTACGCGGCTATGGGAACCACATTATTGAGGCAGGTTACGGTGAGTTAGCCAGCGGGCTGGTAGGGCAGGGGCGCATGGCAGAGCCGGAGGAGATTGTGCAGGTGCTTCAGAATTTTTTTTCAGGTGACAGAAAGATCGTTTAA
- the recN gene encoding DNA repair protein RecN encodes MLIDLKIKNYALIEKLEMNPSPVLNIITGETGAGKSIMLGAIGLLLGNRADTKLLFNQAEKCVIEGVFDISSYNLQELFSKEDLDFDNQCILRREISPSGKSRAFVNDTPVTLDVIRKIGENLMDIHSQHDTLQLGDTSYQLNILDIYAGNTSSMGNTTFDIYAGNLSYLRNYNESYRQYKKLESDYKKLTDQLAQAQKEHDYHAFLLSELDEAGLQENEQEELEEELKQLENAEDIKLKLTQAVQSLTESEFNITSALKDTVHTLSQLSAFSSKYEELRSRTESCMIELNDIAGELEDAERNTEADPERTLEVQERLNLIYTLQRKHQVQSNAELLQIQRELEEKVGSVLNLDTAITNTEKAMKAAEQEVLEKAAILSERRKASFATFEEELYKLLAELGMPNARIVIQHNEVAPSATGTDDISILFSANKGAQPQTLIKAASGGEFSRLMLSIKYMLADKTALPTIVFDEIDTGISGEVAVKVGKMMQQMAQKHQIIAISHLPQIAAQGDSHYFVYKHDTEDRTISRIKKLDDQERINEIAHMIAGANPSDNAYQSAKELLSL; translated from the coding sequence ATGCTGATAGATCTCAAAATAAAGAATTACGCCCTGATCGAGAAACTGGAGATGAACCCCTCGCCGGTGCTCAACATCATCACGGGCGAGACAGGGGCGGGTAAGTCCATTATGCTGGGGGCCATCGGCCTGTTGCTGGGAAACCGCGCCGATACCAAGCTGCTCTTTAACCAGGCGGAGAAGTGCGTGATCGAGGGCGTGTTCGATATATCGAGCTACAACCTGCAGGAGCTTTTCTCCAAGGAAGACCTGGACTTCGACAACCAGTGCATCCTGCGCCGTGAGATCAGCCCGAGCGGCAAGAGCCGCGCCTTTGTGAACGACACACCCGTAACCCTGGACGTGATCCGCAAGATCGGGGAGAACCTGATGGACATCCACTCGCAGCACGACACGCTGCAACTCGGCGACACGAGCTATCAGCTCAACATCCTGGATATTTATGCGGGCAACACGTCCTCGATGGGCAATACCACCTTCGATATCTATGCCGGAAATCTATCTTACCTGCGCAACTACAACGAGAGCTACCGCCAATATAAAAAGCTGGAAAGCGACTATAAAAAACTGACCGACCAGCTGGCGCAGGCGCAGAAGGAGCACGATTACCATGCCTTTCTGCTCAGTGAGCTGGACGAGGCCGGACTGCAGGAGAACGAGCAGGAGGAACTGGAGGAAGAGCTAAAGCAGCTGGAGAATGCCGAGGACATCAAGCTGAAGCTGACCCAGGCGGTGCAGAGCCTCACCGAATCGGAGTTCAACATCACCTCCGCGCTGAAAGACACCGTGCATACCTTGAGCCAACTGTCGGCCTTCTCCAGCAAGTATGAGGAGCTGCGCAGCCGCACCGAAAGCTGCATGATTGAGCTCAACGATATTGCCGGGGAACTGGAAGATGCCGAGCGCAATACCGAGGCCGACCCGGAGCGCACGCTGGAGGTGCAGGAGCGCCTGAACCTGATTTATACCCTGCAGCGTAAGCACCAGGTGCAAAGCAACGCCGAGCTGCTGCAGATCCAGCGCGAGCTGGAAGAGAAGGTAGGTAGCGTACTGAACCTGGACACGGCCATCACCAACACTGAGAAAGCCATGAAAGCCGCCGAGCAGGAGGTGCTGGAGAAGGCTGCCATACTATCGGAGCGCCGCAAAGCCTCTTTCGCTACCTTTGAGGAGGAGCTTTACAAACTGCTGGCGGAGCTGGGCATGCCGAACGCCCGCATCGTGATTCAGCACAACGAGGTAGCGCCATCCGCCACCGGCACCGACGACATCAGCATCCTGTTCAGCGCCAACAAGGGCGCGCAGCCGCAAACGCTGATCAAAGCCGCCTCCGGTGGTGAGTTCTCGCGCCTGATGCTAAGTATAAAGTATATGCTGGCCGATAAAACCGCATTGCCGACCATCGTGTTCGATGAGATTGATACAGGTATATCCGGGGAGGTGGCCGTGAAGGTGGGTAAGATGATGCAGCAGATGGCGCAAAAGCACCAGATCATCGCCATTTCGCACCTGCCGCAGATTGCCGCCCAGGGCGATTCGCACTACTTCGTGTACAAGCACGACACCGAGGACCGCACCATCAGCCGTATTAAAAAGCTGGACGACCAGGAGCGTATCAACGAGATAGCGCACATGATTGCCGGCGCCAACCCGAGCGATAATGCCTATCAAAGTGCGAAAGAGTTGCTTTCACTCTAA
- a CDS encoding DNA-directed RNA polymerase subunit omega: MAVVPSSIVTRNMADFAEQTGNMYMSVSVISKRANQISVKLKEELNSKLAEFATTVDNLEEVFENREQIEISKYYERLPKPTSLAIEEFLEGKVYVRKPDEDTEEDINL; the protein is encoded by the coding sequence ATGGCAGTAGTTCCATCATCAATCGTTACCCGCAACATGGCCGACTTTGCAGAGCAAACCGGCAACATGTACATGTCTGTGTCAGTTATCTCGAAAAGAGCTAACCAGATCTCTGTGAAGCTGAAAGAAGAGCTGAACTCCAAACTGGCTGAGTTTGCCACTACCGTGGACAACCTGGAGGAGGTGTTCGAAAACCGTGAGCAGATCGAGATCTCCAAGTACTACGAGCGTCTGCCTAAGCCTACCAGCCTTGCTATCGAGGAGTTCCTGGAAGGAAAGGTATATGTTAGAAAGCCAGACGAGGATACCGAGGAGGACATCAACCTGTAA
- a CDS encoding cupin domain-containing protein, whose translation MSQKKYFKQTKPFRVPTTDGKLIEEHFGNASTHTSAFSVAHMVAPPHWGEPHQTPEFDEITIVTRGKKLIEIDGEEVEVNAGESILIKAGARIRYANPYDHETEYWSICIPAFDFTAVHREEE comes from the coding sequence ATGAGCCAGAAGAAATATTTTAAGCAGACCAAGCCGTTCCGGGTGCCTACCACCGACGGCAAGCTGATAGAGGAGCATTTCGGCAATGCCTCCACGCACACCAGCGCCTTCAGCGTAGCGCACATGGTGGCGCCACCGCATTGGGGCGAGCCGCACCAGACACCGGAGTTCGACGAGATCACGATCGTGACACGCGGCAAGAAACTCATCGAAATCGATGGCGAGGAGGTAGAGGTGAACGCCGGCGAATCCATACTTATCAAAGCGGGTGCCCGCATCCGCTACGCCAACCCCTACGACCATGAGACCGAGTACTGGTCCATCTGCATCCCCGCCTTCGATTTTACCGCTGTGCACCGGGAGGAGGAGTAA
- a CDS encoding OstA-like protein: MNHTKLLFSLVFTLIAFTVFGQNGRQGQPTPPRPVLQQQTPPQPAQQRPRQGQGEKVPVDLQQADSLIGGTFNGQRIDKLIGNVIFKQKDGTLYADSVYQYKEKNVLEAFGNVRINQADTVNITGNTATYNGDTRTAKIIGNVVMRDPRMTLTTPSLDYNLNSRTATYTEGGVIVDPENRLESRRGSYNTQTKMFDFQQDVKVRTADYNIKAQNMRYNTLTKVVYFQGPTFIDGEQGDLYAEEGTYNTITKVSNFGRNAYILTDEYRLGGDKLFYDQNTGYGYAQQNVSLRALKDDVIIRGAIGRYWRDRGEAKVYGNALMETVMEGDTLFLSADTLYSQEPRGARTASMIYAYPNVKIFKSDLQGKADSLSYNRTDSVMHLNVNPVLWSEESQMVADTIHVQLRNKTIDRMYMYSNSFIASEDTLQNYNQVKGRDMTAYFVDGDIRRVNVNGNGESLYFALEGDSVLTGMNKAICSDMTLMFAENKLKRISFLVQPDASFVPPHELEEGAQQLEGFNWMAELRPTKEQVLLKAPLPKVQTSAKPAVKAPAVKATTKAGSRNKAGRPKKNRQ, from the coding sequence ATGAACCACACAAAATTACTCTTTTCTCTTGTCTTTACCCTGATTGCGTTCACCGTTTTCGGGCAGAACGGGCGGCAAGGGCAGCCTACACCGCCACGGCCTGTGCTGCAGCAGCAGACCCCGCCGCAGCCGGCACAGCAGCGCCCAAGACAGGGTCAGGGAGAGAAAGTGCCCGTAGACCTGCAGCAGGCCGACAGCCTGATCGGCGGTACCTTTAACGGCCAGCGCATCGATAAGCTCATCGGCAACGTGATCTTTAAGCAGAAAGATGGTACACTTTACGCTGACTCTGTTTATCAGTATAAAGAAAAGAATGTGCTGGAGGCTTTTGGCAATGTGCGCATTAACCAGGCCGATACCGTGAATATCACCGGCAACACCGCCACCTACAACGGCGACACCCGCACCGCAAAGATTATTGGCAATGTGGTGATGCGCGACCCGCGTATGACACTCACCACGCCCAGCCTGGACTATAACCTGAACTCTCGCACCGCCACCTACACCGAGGGCGGCGTGATCGTGGATCCGGAAAACCGCCTCGAAAGCCGCCGGGGCTCCTACAACACACAAACGAAGATGTTCGATTTTCAGCAGGATGTAAAAGTTAGAACCGCTGATTACAACATCAAGGCGCAGAACATGCGCTACAACACCCTTACGAAGGTGGTGTATTTTCAGGGGCCAACCTTTATCGATGGCGAGCAGGGCGATCTGTATGCCGAGGAGGGCACTTACAACACCATTACCAAAGTCTCGAACTTCGGGCGCAACGCCTACATCCTGACCGATGAGTACCGCCTGGGTGGCGATAAGCTATTCTATGACCAGAATACCGGCTATGGCTATGCCCAGCAAAACGTGTCGCTGCGCGCGCTGAAGGACGACGTGATCATACGCGGTGCCATTGGCCGCTACTGGCGCGATAGGGGCGAGGCCAAGGTATACGGCAACGCACTGATGGAAACCGTAATGGAGGGCGATACGCTGTTTTTGTCTGCCGATACGCTCTACTCGCAGGAACCCAGGGGAGCCAGAACGGCAAGTATGATCTATGCTTACCCGAATGTAAAGATCTTTAAATCGGACCTGCAGGGCAAGGCCGACTCGCTGAGCTACAACCGCACCGACTCTGTTATGCACCTAAACGTGAACCCGGTGCTCTGGAGCGAGGAAAGCCAGATGGTGGCCGATACCATCCACGTCCAGCTGCGCAACAAGACTATCGACCGCATGTACATGTACAGCAACTCCTTTATCGCTTCGGAGGATACGCTGCAGAACTACAACCAGGTAAAGGGCCGCGATATGACCGCATACTTTGTAGATGGAGACATAAGACGGGTGAATGTGAACGGCAACGGTGAGAGTTTATACTTTGCCTTGGAGGGCGACTCGGTGCTGACAGGTATGAACAAAGCCATCTGCAGCGACATGACCTTGATGTTTGCGGAAAATAAACTGAAGCGAATATCGTTTCTGGTACAGCCGGACGCCAGCTTTGTGCCGCCGCATGAGCTGGAGGAGGGAGCACAGCAGCTGGAGGGCTTTAACTGGATGGCGGAGTTGCGGCCCACCAAGGAGCAGGTGCTGCTGAAGGCGCCTTTGCCTAAGGTGCAAACCAGCGCAAAACCAGCTGTGAAAGCGCCTGCCGTGAAGGCCACAACCAAAGCCGGCAGCCGGAATAAAGCGGGCAGACCTAAGAAAAACAGGCAGTAG
- the porD gene encoding type IX secretion system protein PorD yields MAKKVLGLLMLIFTAWSARAQELQCDVVVNSEQVQYTDRQLFTEMQTRISEFMNNRRWTGQAYRPDERIKCRILINLTEMPEIGTFRANVQVLSVRPAYGTGYESVLFSFIDKDWTFQFNAAQPLEFAENNYTSNLSSMLAFYAYMIIGMDNDSFGRLGGSPAFDRARAILNLAASQGAGYPGWKAFDSNRNRYWLIDNVQDPQFLPFREGLYTMHRQGLDQMAEKPEEARQNVLGMLTNIQRLQQQKPNSAILRAFFDAKADELANMFKAAAPAQKQQAFTILSQVDPTNNSKYEVLLKR; encoded by the coding sequence ATGGCTAAGAAAGTACTTGGTTTGCTGATGCTGATCTTCACCGCCTGGTCTGCCAGGGCGCAGGAATTGCAGTGCGATGTGGTAGTAAACAGCGAGCAGGTACAGTATACGGATCGTCAGTTGTTTACGGAGATGCAGACGCGCATCTCGGAGTTTATGAACAACCGCCGCTGGACCGGCCAGGCCTACCGTCCTGACGAGCGCATCAAGTGCCGCATCCTCATCAACCTGACGGAGATGCCCGAGATCGGAACCTTCCGGGCCAACGTGCAGGTGCTGTCGGTGAGGCCGGCGTACGGCACCGGCTACGAGTCCGTGCTTTTCTCCTTTATCGATAAAGACTGGACCTTCCAGTTCAATGCCGCCCAGCCGCTGGAGTTTGCCGAGAACAATTATACTTCCAACCTGTCGTCGATGCTGGCCTTCTACGCCTACATGATCATCGGGATGGACAACGACAGCTTTGGCCGTTTAGGGGGCTCCCCCGCCTTCGACAGAGCCAGGGCCATACTCAACCTGGCCGCCTCGCAGGGTGCCGGCTACCCTGGCTGGAAAGCCTTCGACAGTAACCGCAACCGCTACTGGCTGATTGACAATGTGCAGGATCCGCAGTTTCTGCCGTTCCGCGAAGGCCTGTATACCATGCACCGCCAGGGGCTGGACCAGATGGCCGAGAAGCCGGAGGAGGCACGGCAGAACGTGCTGGGTATGCTGACCAATATCCAGCGCCTGCAGCAGCAGAAACCCAACTCCGCTATCCTTCGCGCCTTCTTCGATGCCAAAGCCGATGAATTGGCCAACATGTTTAAGGCGGCCGCTCCGGCGCAGAAGCAGCAGGCCTTCACTATCTTATCGCAGGTAGACCCCACCAACAATAGCAAATACGAAGTTTTGCTAAAACGCTAA
- the tilS gene encoding tRNA lysidine(34) synthetase TilS — protein MLQKVSGYIQAHGLCGPTDKILAAVSGGIDSVVLCEVLHQLKYDFAVAHCNFGLRAEDAEADQLFVKKLAKKYDVPFFTENFDTRAFAEQEKLSTQMAARTLRYAWFEQVRQQEGYDYIATAHHSNDLTETILLHLTKGTGIAGLHGIPPKNGYIIRPMLSVTKDDIYEYVTERKLIWREDSSNETTKYQRNKIRHEVIPVLKEINPSLEETMQHTAERVSHAESIVAAYIENLREQSIKEAEQARYVSLKPLQNATGLPVVLHELLRPFNFSYSVVLELVEALEGISGKQFDSPTHTLVKDRDQLVITPRNLSSFGSILINEGDTEAEAGNVHFSIKYVDADKYKLNTKPHVAALDADLLKFPLKLRSWQEGDWFVPLGMNGKKKISDFLIDKKVPANLKGQTLVLVSDQSIAWVVGQRLDNRFKVSDKTERVVEISLKRHT, from the coding sequence ATGCTACAGAAAGTTTCAGGTTATATACAAGCCCATGGCCTTTGCGGGCCAACAGATAAAATTTTAGCGGCCGTTAGCGGCGGCATCGACTCGGTGGTGCTCTGCGAGGTGCTGCACCAGCTCAAGTATGATTTTGCCGTGGCACACTGTAACTTCGGGCTGCGCGCCGAGGACGCCGAGGCCGACCAGCTATTCGTCAAAAAGCTGGCCAAAAAGTATGATGTACCCTTCTTCACCGAAAACTTTGACACCCGCGCCTTTGCCGAGCAGGAGAAACTCTCTACCCAAATGGCTGCCCGCACGCTGCGCTACGCGTGGTTTGAGCAGGTAAGGCAACAGGAAGGTTACGACTACATCGCCACAGCCCACCACAGTAACGACCTGACCGAGACCATATTGCTGCACCTGACCAAAGGCACCGGCATTGCCGGTTTGCACGGCATCCCGCCAAAAAACGGGTACATCATCCGCCCCATGCTTTCGGTTACCAAGGATGATATTTACGAATACGTGACGGAGCGCAAGCTCATCTGGCGCGAGGACAGCTCCAACGAGACCACCAAATACCAGCGCAACAAGATCCGCCACGAGGTGATTCCGGTGCTCAAGGAGATAAACCCCAGCCTGGAGGAGACGATGCAGCACACGGCCGAGCGCGTGAGCCATGCCGAAAGTATCGTGGCCGCCTACATCGAGAACCTGCGCGAGCAAAGTATAAAGGAGGCGGAGCAAGCCAGGTATGTTTCGTTGAAGCCGCTGCAGAACGCCACGGGCCTGCCGGTGGTGCTGCACGAGCTGCTGCGCCCCTTCAACTTCAGCTACAGCGTGGTGCTGGAGCTGGTGGAGGCATTGGAGGGTATCTCCGGCAAACAGTTCGACTCGCCAACCCATACCCTGGTAAAAGACCGCGACCAGCTCGTGATCACGCCGCGCAACCTGAGCAGCTTCGGCAGCATCCTTATTAACGAGGGCGATACGGAGGCCGAGGCCGGCAACGTGCATTTTTCGATAAAGTATGTGGATGCCGACAAGTATAAACTCAACACGAAGCCGCACGTAGCCGCCCTGGACGCCGATCTACTCAAGTTCCCGCTGAAGCTGCGCAGCTGGCAGGAAGGCGACTGGTTTGTGCCGCTGGGCATGAACGGCAAGAAAAAAATCAGTGATTTTTTAATAGACAAGAAAGTACCCGCCAACCTGAAAGGACAGACCCTGGTACTAGTATCCGACCAATCCATCGCCTGGGTGGTGGGCCAGCGCCTGGACAACCGCTTTAAAGTAAGCGATAAAACCGAGCGGGTGGTGGAGATTTCTCTGAAACGACACACGTAG
- a CDS encoding outer membrane protein assembly factor BamD: MKIGFFHSIALFCLLLLATGCSNFQQLLKSNDVSKKYKAALEYYEQEEYYRASQLLDQVTDLMAGTEEAEKAQFYRAKAHFLQGNYILSDAYFRNFYTTYPRSPYAEEAMFLQAQSLYEQSPSYEEDQTPTITAIEAYEEFLVRYPNSERAERANKVLEELYTKLDRKDFNQARLYYKLRYWRSAAVALNIFLQEHASSPFAEEAAFLRLDAQYRFAQESVPGKQEERYDVALDYFQAFVDTYPESRFKRDAERIFDGVQTALAAIRKTKQQNS, encoded by the coding sequence ATGAAGATAGGCTTTTTCCATAGTATCGCACTGTTTTGCCTGTTGCTGCTGGCCACCGGCTGTAGTAACTTTCAGCAATTGCTGAAAAGCAACGACGTCAGCAAGAAGTATAAGGCTGCACTGGAGTATTATGAGCAGGAGGAGTATTACCGCGCCTCGCAGCTGCTGGACCAGGTAACCGACCTGATGGCGGGTACCGAGGAGGCGGAAAAAGCCCAGTTTTACCGCGCCAAGGCGCACTTCCTGCAGGGCAACTACATCCTGAGCGATGCGTACTTCCGCAACTTCTACACCACCTACCCACGCAGCCCGTATGCCGAGGAGGCCATGTTCCTGCAGGCACAGTCGCTCTACGAGCAGTCGCCGAGCTACGAGGAGGACCAGACGCCAACCATAACCGCCATCGAGGCGTACGAGGAGTTTTTGGTGCGCTACCCGAACAGCGAGCGCGCGGAGCGAGCCAACAAGGTGCTGGAAGAGCTGTACACCAAACTCGACCGAAAAGACTTTAACCAGGCCCGACTGTACTATAAATTGCGCTACTGGCGCTCAGCAGCGGTAGCCCTGAATATTTTCCTGCAGGAGCACGCCTCTTCCCCGTTTGCCGAGGAAGCAGCTTTCCTGAGACTCGACGCACAGTACCGCTTCGCACAGGAAAGCGTACCGGGCAAGCAGGAAGAGCGCTACGACGTGGCGCTGGATTACTTCCAGGCTTTTGTGGACACCTACCCGGAGAGCAGGTTTAAGCGCGACGCGGAGCGCATCTTCGATGGGGTGCAGACCGCCCTGGCAGCTATCAGAAAAACAAAACAACAGAATTCATAA